Proteins encoded by one window of Paraburkholderia terrae:
- a CDS encoding 2OG-Fe(II) oxygenase has translation MQDFAFDTQATLFSGDEPLGKGQRGPAPAIATPQSIERRVDAIDWTHASAELDAHGCATLEGLLSAEACDALSSLYPRDDLYRSRVVMARHGFGRGEYKYFDYPLPDVVGALRTAVYPRLAPLANAWNEAMRIDVQFPPTHAAFLRRCHQAGQSRPTPLILQYTAGDYNCLHQDLYGEHVFPLQLAILLSEPGKDFTGGEFVLTEQRPRMQSRAEVVPLRKGDAVIFAVHHRPVQGARGAYRVHMRHGVSRLRSGHRHTLGVIFHDAK, from the coding sequence ATGCAAGATTTCGCATTCGACACTCAAGCCACGCTGTTCAGCGGCGATGAACCACTGGGCAAAGGCCAGCGTGGGCCGGCGCCTGCAATCGCCACGCCTCAGTCGATCGAACGACGCGTCGACGCGATAGACTGGACGCATGCTTCAGCCGAACTGGACGCGCACGGCTGCGCAACGCTCGAAGGCCTGCTGAGCGCCGAAGCGTGCGACGCCCTAAGCTCCCTCTATCCGCGCGACGACCTGTATCGCAGCCGCGTCGTGATGGCGCGGCATGGCTTCGGGCGCGGCGAGTACAAATACTTCGACTACCCGCTGCCCGACGTGGTCGGCGCGTTGCGCACGGCCGTCTATCCGCGTCTCGCGCCGCTCGCGAACGCATGGAACGAAGCCATGCGCATCGACGTCCAGTTTCCGCCGACGCACGCCGCCTTCCTGCGCCGCTGTCATCAGGCCGGGCAATCGCGTCCGACGCCGCTGATCCTTCAATACACGGCTGGCGACTACAACTGCCTCCACCAGGACTTGTATGGCGAGCACGTTTTTCCTTTGCAGCTCGCGATCCTGCTGTCCGAGCCGGGCAAGGATTTCACTGGCGGTGAGTTCGTTCTGACGGAGCAGCGTCCGCGCATGCAGTCGCGCGCGGAAGTCGTGCCGCTGCGTAAGGGCGATGCAGTGATCTTTGCGGTGCATCACCGGCCCGTGCAGGGCGCGCGCGGCGCGTATCGCGTACACATGCGGCATGGCGTGAGCCGGTTGCGCTCGGGGCATCGGCATACGCTTGGGGTGATTTTTCACGACGCAAAATAG